A window of Fusarium verticillioides 7600 chromosome 10, whole genome shotgun sequence contains these coding sequences:
- a CDS encoding enoyl-CoA hydratase, with product MEEQLVLASTPADGVRVLALNRPSKRNALSQELITVFLEQLNTASKDDGVRVIVITGSSSFFCAGADIGEISRLDAEDARGCRYLADLCSGMQAVRKPLIAAVEGMALGGGFELALMCDLIFSADGSRFGLPEVKIGLIPGAGGTQRLTNAVGKYKAMQMILLGQPISAEEARSVGLVAQLYESGKVLEHVVKDHASTLAALSPTALGLAKEAICRCKWSSCSFVCHVD from the exons ATGGAGGAGCAATTGGTCCTTGCGTCGACGCCTGCAGACGGCGTACGCGTCCTCGCGTTAAACAGACCCTCCAAGCGAAACGCCCTCTCGCAGGAGCTCATTACCGTGTTTCTGGAACAGCTGAACACGGCGTCCAAGGACGATGGCGTGCGAGTCATTGTCATCACCGGcagctcttctttcttctgcg CGGGAGCTGATATCGGGGAGATCTCGCGGCTCGATGCGGAAGACGCGCGGGGCTGCCGCTATCTGGCGGACCTTTGCTCGGGGATGCAGGCCGTGCGCAAGCCCTTGAtagctgctgttgagggaATGGCG CTCGGAGGGggctttgagcttgctcTCATG TGTGACCTGATCTTTTCCGCGGACGGAAGCCGCTTCGGTCTTCCAGAAGTCAAGATTGGTCTCATCCCTGGCGCTGGTGGTACACAGCGTCTGACCAACGCCGTGGGAAAGTACAAG GCCATGCAGATGATCCTCCTTGGTCAGCCCATATCAGCGGAAGAGGCCCGGTCCGTAGGTCTTGTCGCGCAGCTGTATGAGAGCGGCAAAGTCCTCGAGCACGTTGTGAAGGATCATGCATCGACGCTTGCGGCCCTGAGCCCCACGGCGCTGGGCTTGGCTAAGGAGGCTATCTGTAGATGTAAGTGGTCATCATGTAGTTTCGTATGCCACGTTGACTAA
- a CDS encoding enoyl-CoA hydratase produces the protein MEEQLVLASTPADGVRVLALNRPSKRNALSQELITVFLEQLNTASKDDGVRVIVITGSSSFFCAGADIGEISRLDAEDARGCRYLADLCSGMQAVRKPLIAAVEGMALGGGFELALMCDLIFSADGSRFGLPEVKIGLIPGAGGTQRLTNAVGKYKAMQMILLGQPISAEEARSVGLVAQLYESGKVLEHVVKDHASTLAALSPTALGLAKEAICRSDSLGVDHEFERSLYYFAFGTRDKREGVKAFLEKRKPEWGPR, from the exons ATGGAGGAGCAATTGGTCCTTGCGTCGACGCCTGCAGACGGCGTACGCGTCCTCGCGTTAAACAGACCCTCCAAGCGAAACGCCCTCTCGCAGGAGCTCATTACCGTGTTTCTGGAACAGCTGAACACGGCGTCCAAGGACGATGGCGTGCGAGTCATTGTCATCACCGGcagctcttctttcttctgcg CGGGAGCTGATATCGGGGAGATCTCGCGGCTCGATGCGGAAGACGCGCGGGGCTGCCGCTATCTGGCGGACCTTTGCTCGGGGATGCAGGCCGTGCGCAAGCCCTTGAtagctgctgttgagggaATGGCG CTCGGAGGGggctttgagcttgctcTCATG TGTGACCTGATCTTTTCCGCGGACGGAAGCCGCTTCGGTCTTCCAGAAGTCAAGATTGGTCTCATCCCTGGCGCTGGTGGTACACAGCGTCTGACCAACGCCGTGGGAAAGTACAAG GCCATGCAGATGATCCTCCTTGGTCAGCCCATATCAGCGGAAGAGGCCCGGTCCGTAGGTCTTGTCGCGCAGCTGTATGAGAGCGGCAAAGTCCTCGAGCACGTTGTGAAGGATCATGCATCGACGCTTGCGGCCCTGAGCCCCACGGCGCTGGGCTTGGCTAAGGAGGCTATCTGTAGAT CTGATAGTTTGGGGGTCGATCATGAGTTTGAGAGGAGTTTGTATTACTTTGCGTTTGGGACGCGGGATAAGCGAGAGGGTGTCAAGGcgttcttggagaagaggaagccagAATGGGGGCCTAGGTAA